TCGTAACGTCACGCTACCTGTCGTCAATTCACGTATCGTGGCGGACTCAATTTCAAACTCGAAAAAATTTGAGGTATAAAGTGGGAAATGGGTAATGTTGGATGCATTTCCCtccttatttatattttcattttaaccATCATACGTTAGAAATAACCACCCTTTCTTAGTATACGAATCATTATACGAAATGACAAATTTCTACGCAAGACGGCTGTAATTCGAACCGTTTCTATTgataaaaagagggaaaaaaggcTTTTGCTACATTTCCTACGCTACGCTACATTACCACTTTAGCACTTAGCAATAGCAGCTCGCATTATATTTCCTCCCCGCCTAGACTCCCACGGCGGCCAGATCGCAGCCGTTCATCCTCCCGCCCGAGTCGTATCCGACGGTCTCCTGGAGCGCCTTCAGCAGCTGGGcccccttcctcctcccccGGGCGCTGCAGTCCCCCTGCAGCGCCAGCATCACCGCGCGCGCCACCTCCTCCGGCGGCGCCACCCCCGCCGCCTCCCCTTCTCCCCCGCCTGCGCCTGCGCCGACGCCGGCGCCGGCGCAGAATATCACGGCGAGCACGCCGATCGCGTGCTCCCGCCCGCGGCCCTCCATCCTCCCCATCATCTCCACCATCACGGGGACCGCCAGGGCGTGGGCCCGCACCTCCGCCGCCCCCTCGGCGACCGTGCACATCAGCTCCAGCGCCGCCAGCGCCCTCTCCGCGGCGGTCACCTCCATCTCCATCAGGGACTCCACGACCGCCGCGGCGGCCCGGCCTCCACCGCCACGCGGCGGTTGCCCTCCGCCAGGCAGAGGGCGAAGAGGATCTTGGTGGCCGACTTGGGCCCACGTGGGCCTGCATGCAGCTCACGACGGCGCGCATGAGCCCGGGCGGGCAGGCGGGCTCGAGCGGCGGGTTCGGCACCAGGGAGCGCTCCAGGAGCTGGAGGGCGGAGAGCTGGTCCGGGCCAGAGCCGGTGGTCAGCCGGAGCTCGGCCGAGTGGAAGAGGTCCTGGAGGACGGCGGGCGAAAcgggggcggaggcggcggcggcggcggagagggGGCGGAGGGGgcggggtggtggtggtggtggatgggtGAATTCAGTGGGAACTTCCAGAGGGTGAAGCTCTGGgaagtggaggaggaggaggaagaggaggaggtcTCGGCTTTCTTGGGAGGGTGGGTGGTGggggtggcggaggaggaggcggaggaggagggggaggaggggaaggaggagggggcggaggagggggagggggaggagggggaggaggagggggtcggaaggggagagagggagggggaggggtggGGGCGGTGGGGCTGAGGGAGGTTTGGGTGCAGTGGCGGAAGAAGGAGCAAGAGAAGATGGGGCGGGGGGAGGGTTGGGTTTTGAGCTTCTGGGGTGAGTCTTCATGCTCTTGCTCTGTTCTTTAGTGGCTGAACATGAAATTCCGACAGAATGAAGAAgttggagagagagatagagagagagagagagagttgatgTCGGTAGAGGGGGAGAGTGAGGAAGGAAGTGAGAGTTCTCCAATTAGAGGGAGAGGGAGCATTGGCTAGCAAGActtcatagagagagagaccgtTGCCGTTCCAAGAAATAGAAACCGTAAACGACGTAAATTatacttgaattttgatttgacttgtgatataatctttggatattaaatttatttaatataatctttgaatttatttaacatAATTGGCCTGttggtatatatttaattttaatttaaaaattatatgaaaatattcaatattattcttGAGTATAAATTAACATAAGAATAACATTCGGTAGTTTCATATAATTcatagattaaattaaatatatattacaaGTTCAAGTATCACATTGAATAGATTAAACGTTTATTAACATctcaaaataatattaaacgtttttatatagttcatgattaaattgaacatacataaaaaaaaattcaggtttcaaaaattaaatagattaaaaatttaaaaatgagtcactattcataaattatattaaataaaataaaaattcagagaGAGTGCATTATATTTTGgatcaaaatttagatattatttacgtgattatcccaaaaatatCTAAACGAAAGGACTGTAGAAGAAAAGAACATGAgcgggaagagagagagggaggagcgTATACAGGGTCGAGTTAGGCTGAAGAGAGTCAAAGGGTCAGAAGAGGAGGTCCCCACTAGTCTACTCTCTGCACGCTGGTGGACTCTCTGCACGCTGGAACACCCGCGAAAAAGACGACCGTGCACGTACGTTTTTGGTGTTTTTGGCAGCAGCTCCAGCTACGTTAGCAGAGTTCATTCATtcgtaccaaaaaaaaaaaaaaaaagaattgttgaAAAGGGCACAGAGGAAGAAACAGTAAGCCCAGCTCCACGGTCACATGACGAGGTATCGCGCTCCTGACCGGGTCGATGTTGCGTAAGAAAACATCATGTTCTTTCCTcgttcaaaaaaagaaaaaaaagaaaacataatgtTCTTTCAAGAAAAAGATGCAATTTG
This genomic stretch from Eucalyptus grandis isolate ANBG69807.140 chromosome 3, ASM1654582v1, whole genome shotgun sequence harbors:
- the LOC108958417 gene encoding LOW QUALITY PROTEIN: uncharacterized protein LOC108958417 (The sequence of the model RefSeq protein was modified relative to this genomic sequence to represent the inferred CDS: inserted 3 bases in 3 codons) gives rise to the protein MNSANVAGAAAKNTKNVRARSSFSRVFQRAESPPACRETEQEHEDSPQKLKTQPSPRPIFSCSFFRHCTQTSLSPTAPPTTHPPKKAETSSSSSSSSTSQSFTLWKFPLNSPIHHHHHPAPSAPSPPPPPPPPPFRPXVLQDLFHSAELRLTTGSGPDQLSALQLLERSLVPNPPLEPACPPGLMRAVVSCMQAHXGPKSATKILFALCLAEGNRRVAVEAGXAAAVVESLMEMEVTAAERALAALELMCTVAEGAAEVRAHALAVPVMVEMMGRMEGRGREHAIGVLAVIFCAGAGVGAGAGGGEGEAAGVAPPEEVARAVMLALQGDCSARGRRKGAQLLKALQETVGYDSGGRMNGCDLAAVGV